From the Euphorbia lathyris chromosome 6, ddEupLath1.1, whole genome shotgun sequence genome, one window contains:
- the LOC136233836 gene encoding BTB/POZ domain-containing protein At2g24240-like isoform X2, translated as MGSIQKMHYAMAGLRTCLVIQTQDPSADYLLNCKIGTTPIICNPNLSAVRWETTKLQMLREPLNRLKQADARLKITQGVLEGVCHENELKSYSAGALSTSSDYRIFSSCKGRSNEYGIGVWDQITGKQIDFFYESPGWSLGDADKLQWLNGRNCLLVATLFPRKDNCYIS; from the exons ATGGGTAGCATTCAAAAGATG CATTATGCAATGGCTGGACTAAGGACGTGCTTAGTAATTCAGACACAAGATCCTTCTGCAGATTATCTTCTCAATTGTAAGATTGGAACAACTCCCATCATCTGCAATCCAAACCTTTCGGCTGTTAGGTGGGAAACCACTAAA TTGCAGATGCTTCGTGAACCTCTTAACCGGCTTAAGCAAGCAGACGCTCGTCTTAAGATCACCCAAGGTGTTCTTGAAGGG GTCTGCCATGAAAATGAATTGAAGAGCTATAGCGCTGGAGCTTTAAGCACTAGTTCTGATTACAGAATTTTCAGTAGCTGCAAAGGAAGAAGCAATGAGTATGGAATTGGAGTTTGGGATCAAATTACAGGTAAACAGATTGATTTTTTCTATGAAAGTCCTGGTTGGTCTTTAGGTGATGCTGATAAACTGCAATGGCTGAATGGAAGAAATTGCTTATTAGTTGCAACTTTGTTCCCTAGAAAGGACAATTGTTACATTAGTTAA
- the LOC136233836 gene encoding BTB/POZ domain-containing protein At2g24240-like isoform X1, which translates to MGSIQKMHYAMAGLRTCLVIQTQDPSADYLLNCKIGTTPIICNPNLSAVRWETTKNLLLKQLQMLREPLNRLKQADARLKITQGVLEGVCHENELKSYSAGALSTSSDYRIFSSCKGRSNEYGIGVWDQITGKQIDFFYESPGWSLGDADKLQWLNGRNCLLVATLFPRKDNCYIS; encoded by the exons ATGGGTAGCATTCAAAAGATG CATTATGCAATGGCTGGACTAAGGACGTGCTTAGTAATTCAGACACAAGATCCTTCTGCAGATTATCTTCTCAATTGTAAGATTGGAACAACTCCCATCATCTGCAATCCAAACCTTTCGGCTGTTAGGTGGGAAACCACTAAA AATTTGCTCTTAAAACAGTTGCAGATGCTTCGTGAACCTCTTAACCGGCTTAAGCAAGCAGACGCTCGTCTTAAGATCACCCAAGGTGTTCTTGAAGGG GTCTGCCATGAAAATGAATTGAAGAGCTATAGCGCTGGAGCTTTAAGCACTAGTTCTGATTACAGAATTTTCAGTAGCTGCAAAGGAAGAAGCAATGAGTATGGAATTGGAGTTTGGGATCAAATTACAGGTAAACAGATTGATTTTTTCTATGAAAGTCCTGGTTGGTCTTTAGGTGATGCTGATAAACTGCAATGGCTGAATGGAAGAAATTGCTTATTAGTTGCAACTTTGTTCCCTAGAAAGGACAATTGTTACATTAGTTAA